In Gadus chalcogrammus isolate NIFS_2021 chromosome 1, NIFS_Gcha_1.0, whole genome shotgun sequence, one DNA window encodes the following:
- the LOC130381468 gene encoding rap1 GTPase-activating protein 1-like isoform X6, whose translation MKKMCESHPCQPGSPLVRTDDWSTVSHCTTDLFKMIEKVQGNRMDEQRCTFPPTLKTEEDYIPYPSVHEILGRKSPFPLILLPQFGGYWIEGTHHEMTPGQPLRVPSPDARTKLESNTTGKIFRKHFLGKEHFNYYSVDNALGQLVFSLKYDIIGDQEHLRLMLRTKLKTYCDVFPTSCLTETPNVVQMAKLACEEVNVDRFLPVLYPKASRLIVTFDEHVINNNFKFGVIYQKYGQTSEEELFSNTNESPAFVEFLEFLGEKINLHDFKGFRGGLDVTHGQTGAESVCSNYRNKEIMFHVSTKLPYTEGDAQQLQRKRHIGNDIVAIIFQEESTPFVPDMIASNFLHAYVVVQVMNACSDNVLYKVSVTARDDVPFFGPALPEPAVFRKGPEFHEFLFTKLINAEYACCKAEKFAKLEERTRSALLETLYEELHVNSQAMLGLGGDDDKLENGTAAGGGFFESFKRVIRSRSQSVDTTGHYLKKQQSLSIFNNPADSHKFQGISLLVPGKSPNKYGRRGSAIGIGTVEESLIIPGKSPTRKKSGPFSARRSSAIGIENIQEVQEKSREIFLATQKIPDSGHTSQDPKSEDSSNQSTPEDLRTSPTYAKNRATSIPEGHDLSRSSSNASSFTSVVEENEAPEDYDTGMESLSSGGTPHKRDSLTYSTWLEDGISSTSTNSRGSSTGKTEGPKGTEIRIKLERPHDHQSSSNC comes from the exons ATGAAGAAAATGTGTGAAAGTCATCCTTGCCAACCCGGTTCTCCATTAGTGAGAACTGACGACTGGAGCACAGTCAGCCACTGT acCACAGACTTATTCAAAATGATAGAGAAGGTGCAG gGCAACAGGATGGATGAGCAGAGATGTACCTTTCCTCCGACACTCAAA ACTGAGGAGGACTACATCCCCTACCCCAGTGTCCATGAG ATATTGGGCCGAAAAAGCCCCTTCCCGCTCATCCTCCTGCCTCAGTTCGGGGGCTACTGGATCGAGGGGACCCACCATGAGATGACGCCCGGCCAGCCCCTCAGGGTCCCCTCCCCCGACGCCCGCACCAAGCTGGAGAGCAACACCACGGGCAAGATCTTCCGCAAACACTTCCTTGGGAAG GAGCACTTCAACTACTACTCGGTGGACAACGCCCTGGGACAGCTGGTCTTCTCCCTGAAGTACGACATCATCGGCGACCAGGAGCACCTGCGCCTCATGCTGAG GACCAAGCTGAAGACCTATTGTGATGTGTTCCCCACGTCCTGCCTCACAGAAACCCCAAACGTAGTTCAAATGGCAAAG CTGGCCTGTGAAGAGGTCAACGTGGACCGGTTTCTCCCTGTGCTTTATCCCAAG GCCTCCAGGCTTATCGTCACGTTTGATGAACACGTGATCAACAACAATTTTAAGTTTGGGGTGATCTATCAAAAATATGGACAG ACCTCGGAAGAGGAGCTTTTCAGCAACACAAACGAGAGCCCGGCCTTCGTGGAATTCCTGGAATTTCTCGGGGAGAAGATCAACCTGCACGACTtcaaggg GTTCCGCGGAGGGCTGGACGTCACGCACGGACAGACGGGCGCCGAGTCCGTCTGCAGCAACTACCGCAACAAAGAGATCATGTTCCACGTGTCCACCAAGCTGCCTTATACCGAGGGCGACGCACAGCAG TTGCAGAGAAAGAGGCACATAGGCAACGACATTGTGGCCATCATCTTCCAAGAGGAAAGCACCCCGTTTGTTCCCGACATGATCGCCTCCAACTTCCTCCACGCCTACGTCGTGGTCCAAGTGATGAACGCCTGCTCGGACAACGTCCTCTATAAG GTGTCTGTGACGGCGCGGGACGATGTACCTTTCTTTGGGCCCGCCCTCCCAGAGCCTGCAGTGTTCAGAAAG GGTCCGGAATTTCATGAATTCCTCTTTACCAAACTGATCAATGCTGAGTACGCCTGCTGCAAGGCAGAGAAATTTGCCAAATTAGAG gAGCGCACGAGGTCGGCCCTCCTGGAGACGCTGTACGAGGAGCTCCACGTCAACAGCCAGGCCATGCTGGGCCtcgggggggacgacgacaagcTGGAGAACGGGACCGCAGCAGGGGGAGGCTTCTTTGAGTCCTTCAAG CGAGTGATCCGCAGCAGAAGCCAATCCGTGGACACCACGGGTCACTATTTGAAGAAGCAACAATCACTGTCCATCTTTAACAACCCCGCAGACAGCCACAAATTCCAAGGGATA TCATTGCTTGTGCCAGGCAAAAGCCCTAATAAGTATGGACGTCGGGGCAGTGCCATAGGGATAGGAACAGTAGAAGAG TCTCTGATCATCCCTGGGAAAAGCCCGACCAGGAAGAAGTCTGGCCCCTTCAGTGCCAGGCGCAGCAGTGCCATCGGAATCGAGAACATTCAGGAAGTTCAGGAGAAGAG TCGAGAGATTTTCTTAGCTACCCAGAAGATTCCTGACAGTGGCCACACCTCCCAGGACCCCAAATCAGAAGACTCGTCCAATCAGAGCACTCCGGAGGACCTAAGGACCTCGCCGACATACGCCAAGAACAG GGCTACGTCCATCCCCGAAGGTCACGACCTCTCGCGCTCCTCCTCCAACGCCAGCAGCTTCACCAGCGTGGTCGAGGAGAACGAGGCCCCCGAGGACTACGACACCGGCATG GAGAGCCTGTCGTCAGGAGGGACGCCACACAAGAGAGACTCTTTAACATACAGCACGTGGCTGGAGGACGGCatcagcagcaccagcaccaacagcagGGGCAGCTCCAcag GCAAGACTGAGGGACCTAAAGGAACAGAGATCCGGATCAAGCTGGAACGTCCACATGACCATCAGTCCTCCTCG AACTGTTAG
- the LOC130381468 gene encoding rap1 GTPase-activating protein 1-like isoform X5: MKKMCESHPCQPGSPLVRTDDWSTVSHCMQAGFSTVEECPLYPHLHPHLTLLPLQTTDLFKMIEKVQGNRMDEQRCTFPPTLKTEEDYIPYPSVHEILGRKSPFPLILLPQFGGYWIEGTHHEMTPGQPLRVPSPDARTKLESNTTGKIFRKHFLGKEHFNYYSVDNALGQLVFSLKYDIIGDQEHLRLMLRTKLKTYCDVFPTSCLTETPNVVQMAKLACEEVNVDRFLPVLYPKASRLIVTFDEHVINNNFKFGVIYQKYGQTSEEELFSNTNESPAFVEFLEFLGEKINLHDFKGFRGGLDVTHGQTGAESVCSNYRNKEIMFHVSTKLPYTEGDAQQLQRKRHIGNDIVAIIFQEESTPFVPDMIASNFLHAYVVVQVMNACSDNVLYKVSVTARDDVPFFGPALPEPAVFRKGPEFHEFLFTKLINAEYACCKAEKFAKLEERTRSALLETLYEELHVNSQAMLGLGGDDDKLENGTAAGGGFFESFKRVIRSRSQSVDTTGHYLKKQQSLSIFNNPADSHKFQGISLLVPGKSPNKYGRRGSAIGIGTVEESLIIPGKSPTRKKSGPFSARRSSAIGIENIQEVQEKSREIFLATQKIPDSGHTSQDPKSEDSSNQSTPEDLRTSPTYAKNRATSIPEGHDLSRSSSNASSFTSVVEENEAPEDYDTGMESLSSGGTPHKRDSLTYSTWLEDGISSTSTNSRGSSTGKTEGPKGTEIRIKLERPHDHQSSSNC, from the exons ATGAAGAAAATGTGTGAAAGTCATCCTTGCCAACCCGGTTCTCCATTAGTGAGAACTGACGACTGGAGCACAGTCAGCCACTGT ATGCAGGCAGGTTTCAGCACCGTAGAAGAATGCCCGCTTTATCCTCATCTCCATCCTCATCtcactctccttcctctccagacCACAGACTTATTCAAAATGATAGAGAAGGTGCAG gGCAACAGGATGGATGAGCAGAGATGTACCTTTCCTCCGACACTCAAA ACTGAGGAGGACTACATCCCCTACCCCAGTGTCCATGAG ATATTGGGCCGAAAAAGCCCCTTCCCGCTCATCCTCCTGCCTCAGTTCGGGGGCTACTGGATCGAGGGGACCCACCATGAGATGACGCCCGGCCAGCCCCTCAGGGTCCCCTCCCCCGACGCCCGCACCAAGCTGGAGAGCAACACCACGGGCAAGATCTTCCGCAAACACTTCCTTGGGAAG GAGCACTTCAACTACTACTCGGTGGACAACGCCCTGGGACAGCTGGTCTTCTCCCTGAAGTACGACATCATCGGCGACCAGGAGCACCTGCGCCTCATGCTGAG GACCAAGCTGAAGACCTATTGTGATGTGTTCCCCACGTCCTGCCTCACAGAAACCCCAAACGTAGTTCAAATGGCAAAG CTGGCCTGTGAAGAGGTCAACGTGGACCGGTTTCTCCCTGTGCTTTATCCCAAG GCCTCCAGGCTTATCGTCACGTTTGATGAACACGTGATCAACAACAATTTTAAGTTTGGGGTGATCTATCAAAAATATGGACAG ACCTCGGAAGAGGAGCTTTTCAGCAACACAAACGAGAGCCCGGCCTTCGTGGAATTCCTGGAATTTCTCGGGGAGAAGATCAACCTGCACGACTtcaaggg GTTCCGCGGAGGGCTGGACGTCACGCACGGACAGACGGGCGCCGAGTCCGTCTGCAGCAACTACCGCAACAAAGAGATCATGTTCCACGTGTCCACCAAGCTGCCTTATACCGAGGGCGACGCACAGCAG TTGCAGAGAAAGAGGCACATAGGCAACGACATTGTGGCCATCATCTTCCAAGAGGAAAGCACCCCGTTTGTTCCCGACATGATCGCCTCCAACTTCCTCCACGCCTACGTCGTGGTCCAAGTGATGAACGCCTGCTCGGACAACGTCCTCTATAAG GTGTCTGTGACGGCGCGGGACGATGTACCTTTCTTTGGGCCCGCCCTCCCAGAGCCTGCAGTGTTCAGAAAG GGTCCGGAATTTCATGAATTCCTCTTTACCAAACTGATCAATGCTGAGTACGCCTGCTGCAAGGCAGAGAAATTTGCCAAATTAGAG gAGCGCACGAGGTCGGCCCTCCTGGAGACGCTGTACGAGGAGCTCCACGTCAACAGCCAGGCCATGCTGGGCCtcgggggggacgacgacaagcTGGAGAACGGGACCGCAGCAGGGGGAGGCTTCTTTGAGTCCTTCAAG CGAGTGATCCGCAGCAGAAGCCAATCCGTGGACACCACGGGTCACTATTTGAAGAAGCAACAATCACTGTCCATCTTTAACAACCCCGCAGACAGCCACAAATTCCAAGGGATA TCATTGCTTGTGCCAGGCAAAAGCCCTAATAAGTATGGACGTCGGGGCAGTGCCATAGGGATAGGAACAGTAGAAGAG TCTCTGATCATCCCTGGGAAAAGCCCGACCAGGAAGAAGTCTGGCCCCTTCAGTGCCAGGCGCAGCAGTGCCATCGGAATCGAGAACATTCAGGAAGTTCAGGAGAAGAG TCGAGAGATTTTCTTAGCTACCCAGAAGATTCCTGACAGTGGCCACACCTCCCAGGACCCCAAATCAGAAGACTCGTCCAATCAGAGCACTCCGGAGGACCTAAGGACCTCGCCGACATACGCCAAGAACAG GGCTACGTCCATCCCCGAAGGTCACGACCTCTCGCGCTCCTCCTCCAACGCCAGCAGCTTCACCAGCGTGGTCGAGGAGAACGAGGCCCCCGAGGACTACGACACCGGCATG GAGAGCCTGTCGTCAGGAGGGACGCCACACAAGAGAGACTCTTTAACATACAGCACGTGGCTGGAGGACGGCatcagcagcaccagcaccaacagcagGGGCAGCTCCAcag GCAAGACTGAGGGACCTAAAGGAACAGAGATCCGGATCAAGCTGGAACGTCCACATGACCATCAGTCCTCCTCG AACTGTTAG
- the LOC130381468 gene encoding rap1 GTPase-activating protein 1-like isoform X7 gives MMQAGFSTVEECPLYPHLHPHLTLLPLQTTDLFKMIEKVQGNRMDEQRCTFPPTLKTEEDYIPYPSVHEILGRKSPFPLILLPQFGGYWIEGTHHEMTPGQPLRVPSPDARTKLESNTTGKIFRKHFLGKEHFNYYSVDNALGQLVFSLKYDIIGDQEHLRLMLRTKLKTYCDVFPTSCLTETPNVVQMAKLACEEVNVDRFLPVLYPKASRLIVTFDEHVINNNFKFGVIYQKYGQTSEEELFSNTNESPAFVEFLEFLGEKINLHDFKGFRGGLDVTHGQTGAESVCSNYRNKEIMFHVSTKLPYTEGDAQQLQRKRHIGNDIVAIIFQEESTPFVPDMIASNFLHAYVVVQVMNACSDNVLYKVSVTARDDVPFFGPALPEPAVFRKGPEFHEFLFTKLINAEYACCKAEKFAKLEERTRSALLETLYEELHVNSQAMLGLGGDDDKLENGTAAGGGFFESFKRVIRSRSQSVDTTGHYLKKQQSLSIFNNPADSHKFQGISLLVPGKSPNKYGRRGSAIGIGTVEESLIIPGKSPTRKKSGPFSARRSSAIGIENIQEVQEKSREIFLATQKIPDSGHTSQDPKSEDSSNQSTPEDLRTSPTYAKNRATSIPEGHDLSRSSSNASSFTSVVEENEAPEDYDTGMESLSSGGTPHKRDSLTYSTWLEDGISSTSTNSRGSSTGKTEGPKGTEIRIKLERPHDHQSSSNC, from the exons ATG ATGCAGGCAGGTTTCAGCACCGTAGAAGAATGCCCGCTTTATCCTCATCTCCATCCTCATCtcactctccttcctctccagacCACAGACTTATTCAAAATGATAGAGAAGGTGCAG gGCAACAGGATGGATGAGCAGAGATGTACCTTTCCTCCGACACTCAAA ACTGAGGAGGACTACATCCCCTACCCCAGTGTCCATGAG ATATTGGGCCGAAAAAGCCCCTTCCCGCTCATCCTCCTGCCTCAGTTCGGGGGCTACTGGATCGAGGGGACCCACCATGAGATGACGCCCGGCCAGCCCCTCAGGGTCCCCTCCCCCGACGCCCGCACCAAGCTGGAGAGCAACACCACGGGCAAGATCTTCCGCAAACACTTCCTTGGGAAG GAGCACTTCAACTACTACTCGGTGGACAACGCCCTGGGACAGCTGGTCTTCTCCCTGAAGTACGACATCATCGGCGACCAGGAGCACCTGCGCCTCATGCTGAG GACCAAGCTGAAGACCTATTGTGATGTGTTCCCCACGTCCTGCCTCACAGAAACCCCAAACGTAGTTCAAATGGCAAAG CTGGCCTGTGAAGAGGTCAACGTGGACCGGTTTCTCCCTGTGCTTTATCCCAAG GCCTCCAGGCTTATCGTCACGTTTGATGAACACGTGATCAACAACAATTTTAAGTTTGGGGTGATCTATCAAAAATATGGACAG ACCTCGGAAGAGGAGCTTTTCAGCAACACAAACGAGAGCCCGGCCTTCGTGGAATTCCTGGAATTTCTCGGGGAGAAGATCAACCTGCACGACTtcaaggg GTTCCGCGGAGGGCTGGACGTCACGCACGGACAGACGGGCGCCGAGTCCGTCTGCAGCAACTACCGCAACAAAGAGATCATGTTCCACGTGTCCACCAAGCTGCCTTATACCGAGGGCGACGCACAGCAG TTGCAGAGAAAGAGGCACATAGGCAACGACATTGTGGCCATCATCTTCCAAGAGGAAAGCACCCCGTTTGTTCCCGACATGATCGCCTCCAACTTCCTCCACGCCTACGTCGTGGTCCAAGTGATGAACGCCTGCTCGGACAACGTCCTCTATAAG GTGTCTGTGACGGCGCGGGACGATGTACCTTTCTTTGGGCCCGCCCTCCCAGAGCCTGCAGTGTTCAGAAAG GGTCCGGAATTTCATGAATTCCTCTTTACCAAACTGATCAATGCTGAGTACGCCTGCTGCAAGGCAGAGAAATTTGCCAAATTAGAG gAGCGCACGAGGTCGGCCCTCCTGGAGACGCTGTACGAGGAGCTCCACGTCAACAGCCAGGCCATGCTGGGCCtcgggggggacgacgacaagcTGGAGAACGGGACCGCAGCAGGGGGAGGCTTCTTTGAGTCCTTCAAG CGAGTGATCCGCAGCAGAAGCCAATCCGTGGACACCACGGGTCACTATTTGAAGAAGCAACAATCACTGTCCATCTTTAACAACCCCGCAGACAGCCACAAATTCCAAGGGATA TCATTGCTTGTGCCAGGCAAAAGCCCTAATAAGTATGGACGTCGGGGCAGTGCCATAGGGATAGGAACAGTAGAAGAG TCTCTGATCATCCCTGGGAAAAGCCCGACCAGGAAGAAGTCTGGCCCCTTCAGTGCCAGGCGCAGCAGTGCCATCGGAATCGAGAACATTCAGGAAGTTCAGGAGAAGAG TCGAGAGATTTTCTTAGCTACCCAGAAGATTCCTGACAGTGGCCACACCTCCCAGGACCCCAAATCAGAAGACTCGTCCAATCAGAGCACTCCGGAGGACCTAAGGACCTCGCCGACATACGCCAAGAACAG GGCTACGTCCATCCCCGAAGGTCACGACCTCTCGCGCTCCTCCTCCAACGCCAGCAGCTTCACCAGCGTGGTCGAGGAGAACGAGGCCCCCGAGGACTACGACACCGGCATG GAGAGCCTGTCGTCAGGAGGGACGCCACACAAGAGAGACTCTTTAACATACAGCACGTGGCTGGAGGACGGCatcagcagcaccagcaccaacagcagGGGCAGCTCCAcag GCAAGACTGAGGGACCTAAAGGAACAGAGATCCGGATCAAGCTGGAACGTCCACATGACCATCAGTCCTCCTCG AACTGTTAG
- the LOC130381468 gene encoding rap1 GTPase-activating protein 1-like isoform X9: MTTDLFKMIEKVQGNRMDEQRCTFPPTLKTEEDYIPYPSVHEILGRKSPFPLILLPQFGGYWIEGTHHEMTPGQPLRVPSPDARTKLESNTTGKIFRKHFLGKEHFNYYSVDNALGQLVFSLKYDIIGDQEHLRLMLRTKLKTYCDVFPTSCLTETPNVVQMAKLACEEVNVDRFLPVLYPKASRLIVTFDEHVINNNFKFGVIYQKYGQTSEEELFSNTNESPAFVEFLEFLGEKINLHDFKGFRGGLDVTHGQTGAESVCSNYRNKEIMFHVSTKLPYTEGDAQQLQRKRHIGNDIVAIIFQEESTPFVPDMIASNFLHAYVVVQVMNACSDNVLYKVSVTARDDVPFFGPALPEPAVFRKGPEFHEFLFTKLINAEYACCKAEKFAKLEERTRSALLETLYEELHVNSQAMLGLGGDDDKLENGTAAGGGFFESFKRVIRSRSQSVDTTGHYLKKQQSLSIFNNPADSHKFQGISLLVPGKSPNKYGRRGSAIGIGTVEESLIIPGKSPTRKKSGPFSARRSSAIGIENIQEVQEKSREIFLATQKIPDSGHTSQDPKSEDSSNQSTPEDLRTSPTYAKNRATSIPEGHDLSRSSSNASSFTSVVEENEAPEDYDTGMESLSSGGTPHKRDSLTYSTWLEDGISSTSTNSRGSSTGKTEGPKGTEIRIKLERPHDHQSSSNC, translated from the exons ATG acCACAGACTTATTCAAAATGATAGAGAAGGTGCAG gGCAACAGGATGGATGAGCAGAGATGTACCTTTCCTCCGACACTCAAA ACTGAGGAGGACTACATCCCCTACCCCAGTGTCCATGAG ATATTGGGCCGAAAAAGCCCCTTCCCGCTCATCCTCCTGCCTCAGTTCGGGGGCTACTGGATCGAGGGGACCCACCATGAGATGACGCCCGGCCAGCCCCTCAGGGTCCCCTCCCCCGACGCCCGCACCAAGCTGGAGAGCAACACCACGGGCAAGATCTTCCGCAAACACTTCCTTGGGAAG GAGCACTTCAACTACTACTCGGTGGACAACGCCCTGGGACAGCTGGTCTTCTCCCTGAAGTACGACATCATCGGCGACCAGGAGCACCTGCGCCTCATGCTGAG GACCAAGCTGAAGACCTATTGTGATGTGTTCCCCACGTCCTGCCTCACAGAAACCCCAAACGTAGTTCAAATGGCAAAG CTGGCCTGTGAAGAGGTCAACGTGGACCGGTTTCTCCCTGTGCTTTATCCCAAG GCCTCCAGGCTTATCGTCACGTTTGATGAACACGTGATCAACAACAATTTTAAGTTTGGGGTGATCTATCAAAAATATGGACAG ACCTCGGAAGAGGAGCTTTTCAGCAACACAAACGAGAGCCCGGCCTTCGTGGAATTCCTGGAATTTCTCGGGGAGAAGATCAACCTGCACGACTtcaaggg GTTCCGCGGAGGGCTGGACGTCACGCACGGACAGACGGGCGCCGAGTCCGTCTGCAGCAACTACCGCAACAAAGAGATCATGTTCCACGTGTCCACCAAGCTGCCTTATACCGAGGGCGACGCACAGCAG TTGCAGAGAAAGAGGCACATAGGCAACGACATTGTGGCCATCATCTTCCAAGAGGAAAGCACCCCGTTTGTTCCCGACATGATCGCCTCCAACTTCCTCCACGCCTACGTCGTGGTCCAAGTGATGAACGCCTGCTCGGACAACGTCCTCTATAAG GTGTCTGTGACGGCGCGGGACGATGTACCTTTCTTTGGGCCCGCCCTCCCAGAGCCTGCAGTGTTCAGAAAG GGTCCGGAATTTCATGAATTCCTCTTTACCAAACTGATCAATGCTGAGTACGCCTGCTGCAAGGCAGAGAAATTTGCCAAATTAGAG gAGCGCACGAGGTCGGCCCTCCTGGAGACGCTGTACGAGGAGCTCCACGTCAACAGCCAGGCCATGCTGGGCCtcgggggggacgacgacaagcTGGAGAACGGGACCGCAGCAGGGGGAGGCTTCTTTGAGTCCTTCAAG CGAGTGATCCGCAGCAGAAGCCAATCCGTGGACACCACGGGTCACTATTTGAAGAAGCAACAATCACTGTCCATCTTTAACAACCCCGCAGACAGCCACAAATTCCAAGGGATA TCATTGCTTGTGCCAGGCAAAAGCCCTAATAAGTATGGACGTCGGGGCAGTGCCATAGGGATAGGAACAGTAGAAGAG TCTCTGATCATCCCTGGGAAAAGCCCGACCAGGAAGAAGTCTGGCCCCTTCAGTGCCAGGCGCAGCAGTGCCATCGGAATCGAGAACATTCAGGAAGTTCAGGAGAAGAG TCGAGAGATTTTCTTAGCTACCCAGAAGATTCCTGACAGTGGCCACACCTCCCAGGACCCCAAATCAGAAGACTCGTCCAATCAGAGCACTCCGGAGGACCTAAGGACCTCGCCGACATACGCCAAGAACAG GGCTACGTCCATCCCCGAAGGTCACGACCTCTCGCGCTCCTCCTCCAACGCCAGCAGCTTCACCAGCGTGGTCGAGGAGAACGAGGCCCCCGAGGACTACGACACCGGCATG GAGAGCCTGTCGTCAGGAGGGACGCCACACAAGAGAGACTCTTTAACATACAGCACGTGGCTGGAGGACGGCatcagcagcaccagcaccaacagcagGGGCAGCTCCAcag GCAAGACTGAGGGACCTAAAGGAACAGAGATCCGGATCAAGCTGGAACGTCCACATGACCATCAGTCCTCCTCG AACTGTTAG
- the LOC130381468 gene encoding rap1 GTPase-activating protein 1-like isoform X8: MQAGFSTVEECPLYPHLHPHLTLLPLQTTDLFKMIEKVQGNRMDEQRCTFPPTLKTEEDYIPYPSVHEILGRKSPFPLILLPQFGGYWIEGTHHEMTPGQPLRVPSPDARTKLESNTTGKIFRKHFLGKEHFNYYSVDNALGQLVFSLKYDIIGDQEHLRLMLRTKLKTYCDVFPTSCLTETPNVVQMAKLACEEVNVDRFLPVLYPKASRLIVTFDEHVINNNFKFGVIYQKYGQTSEEELFSNTNESPAFVEFLEFLGEKINLHDFKGFRGGLDVTHGQTGAESVCSNYRNKEIMFHVSTKLPYTEGDAQQLQRKRHIGNDIVAIIFQEESTPFVPDMIASNFLHAYVVVQVMNACSDNVLYKVSVTARDDVPFFGPALPEPAVFRKGPEFHEFLFTKLINAEYACCKAEKFAKLEERTRSALLETLYEELHVNSQAMLGLGGDDDKLENGTAAGGGFFESFKRVIRSRSQSVDTTGHYLKKQQSLSIFNNPADSHKFQGISLLVPGKSPNKYGRRGSAIGIGTVEESLIIPGKSPTRKKSGPFSARRSSAIGIENIQEVQEKSREIFLATQKIPDSGHTSQDPKSEDSSNQSTPEDLRTSPTYAKNRATSIPEGHDLSRSSSNASSFTSVVEENEAPEDYDTGMESLSSGGTPHKRDSLTYSTWLEDGISSTSTNSRGSSTGKTEGPKGTEIRIKLERPHDHQSSSNC; the protein is encoded by the exons ATGCAGGCAGGTTTCAGCACCGTAGAAGAATGCCCGCTTTATCCTCATCTCCATCCTCATCtcactctccttcctctccagacCACAGACTTATTCAAAATGATAGAGAAGGTGCAG gGCAACAGGATGGATGAGCAGAGATGTACCTTTCCTCCGACACTCAAA ACTGAGGAGGACTACATCCCCTACCCCAGTGTCCATGAG ATATTGGGCCGAAAAAGCCCCTTCCCGCTCATCCTCCTGCCTCAGTTCGGGGGCTACTGGATCGAGGGGACCCACCATGAGATGACGCCCGGCCAGCCCCTCAGGGTCCCCTCCCCCGACGCCCGCACCAAGCTGGAGAGCAACACCACGGGCAAGATCTTCCGCAAACACTTCCTTGGGAAG GAGCACTTCAACTACTACTCGGTGGACAACGCCCTGGGACAGCTGGTCTTCTCCCTGAAGTACGACATCATCGGCGACCAGGAGCACCTGCGCCTCATGCTGAG GACCAAGCTGAAGACCTATTGTGATGTGTTCCCCACGTCCTGCCTCACAGAAACCCCAAACGTAGTTCAAATGGCAAAG CTGGCCTGTGAAGAGGTCAACGTGGACCGGTTTCTCCCTGTGCTTTATCCCAAG GCCTCCAGGCTTATCGTCACGTTTGATGAACACGTGATCAACAACAATTTTAAGTTTGGGGTGATCTATCAAAAATATGGACAG ACCTCGGAAGAGGAGCTTTTCAGCAACACAAACGAGAGCCCGGCCTTCGTGGAATTCCTGGAATTTCTCGGGGAGAAGATCAACCTGCACGACTtcaaggg GTTCCGCGGAGGGCTGGACGTCACGCACGGACAGACGGGCGCCGAGTCCGTCTGCAGCAACTACCGCAACAAAGAGATCATGTTCCACGTGTCCACCAAGCTGCCTTATACCGAGGGCGACGCACAGCAG TTGCAGAGAAAGAGGCACATAGGCAACGACATTGTGGCCATCATCTTCCAAGAGGAAAGCACCCCGTTTGTTCCCGACATGATCGCCTCCAACTTCCTCCACGCCTACGTCGTGGTCCAAGTGATGAACGCCTGCTCGGACAACGTCCTCTATAAG GTGTCTGTGACGGCGCGGGACGATGTACCTTTCTTTGGGCCCGCCCTCCCAGAGCCTGCAGTGTTCAGAAAG GGTCCGGAATTTCATGAATTCCTCTTTACCAAACTGATCAATGCTGAGTACGCCTGCTGCAAGGCAGAGAAATTTGCCAAATTAGAG gAGCGCACGAGGTCGGCCCTCCTGGAGACGCTGTACGAGGAGCTCCACGTCAACAGCCAGGCCATGCTGGGCCtcgggggggacgacgacaagcTGGAGAACGGGACCGCAGCAGGGGGAGGCTTCTTTGAGTCCTTCAAG CGAGTGATCCGCAGCAGAAGCCAATCCGTGGACACCACGGGTCACTATTTGAAGAAGCAACAATCACTGTCCATCTTTAACAACCCCGCAGACAGCCACAAATTCCAAGGGATA TCATTGCTTGTGCCAGGCAAAAGCCCTAATAAGTATGGACGTCGGGGCAGTGCCATAGGGATAGGAACAGTAGAAGAG TCTCTGATCATCCCTGGGAAAAGCCCGACCAGGAAGAAGTCTGGCCCCTTCAGTGCCAGGCGCAGCAGTGCCATCGGAATCGAGAACATTCAGGAAGTTCAGGAGAAGAG TCGAGAGATTTTCTTAGCTACCCAGAAGATTCCTGACAGTGGCCACACCTCCCAGGACCCCAAATCAGAAGACTCGTCCAATCAGAGCACTCCGGAGGACCTAAGGACCTCGCCGACATACGCCAAGAACAG GGCTACGTCCATCCCCGAAGGTCACGACCTCTCGCGCTCCTCCTCCAACGCCAGCAGCTTCACCAGCGTGGTCGAGGAGAACGAGGCCCCCGAGGACTACGACACCGGCATG GAGAGCCTGTCGTCAGGAGGGACGCCACACAAGAGAGACTCTTTAACATACAGCACGTGGCTGGAGGACGGCatcagcagcaccagcaccaacagcagGGGCAGCTCCAcag GCAAGACTGAGGGACCTAAAGGAACAGAGATCCGGATCAAGCTGGAACGTCCACATGACCATCAGTCCTCCTCG AACTGTTAG